In Clostridiisalibacter paucivorans DSM 22131, the genomic stretch ATTTGCTATCTTTTTTTTCAACTAATACAAAATTTTTAATTCCTTCAAAACTATTTTTAAATATATTCACTAAAAACTTATATATGTTTTTCATTACTGATACTATGCTTTTATTTGTTATTAAAAGACAGGATATAAGTATAATAGAAACTAGAATAATATAAGAACCTATAACTCCAAAAAGCTTTAAAAATATATATGAAAATATAGAGCCTATTATGCCCCCTCCACTACCATCCATCCCAAACGCTGAGGAAACTCTAACCTTACTTAAAAAATCTAAATCAGAATAATTACTAAATATATATATATCTAATAATATTAAATAAGTTATAAAAATAGTTATTATAGAAGAAGTTTTTTTGTTAGAATAAAATTTAAATCTATTTAACAAAAATAATATACCTATAATTAAAATTATGTATGGGACTATATATCCTCCAAATCCCATTAATTGAAATATTCTCTTTTTCATAAATATGCCAATATACCCTGTAGAATTATTATACATACTTACAAGAGAAAGTATACCAAAAGAAATAATAATTATACCTATTATCTCTTTATTTAATTGCTTCTTTTTGTTCTTTTTCTTGCTTTTTCTAGTGGTTGTTTTTCTTTTCATGTATATCACCTCCTATGATTATTTCGTTATATATCATAGAATATCCTTTTGCTTAATCAAAACCATAATCTAAAATTTAAAATACCTCATATGAATCTTTAACCCTTAAAATTTAAAAATATTAATAATCCGCCAAGTAGCCATAGATATATTGAAAAGTAATAAAGCTTACCCTTCTTTAGTAAATTAACTAATAACTTTATAGCAAAAATACCAGTAATGGCAGAAACTAGAGTTCCTACAATTATAGGTAATGTTAAAGCCATACTATTATTTAAAATCACATCAACAAAATCTAAAACTGACGCCCCCAATATAGCTGGTATTGCCATTAATAAAGAAAATTTTGTGGCTGTTTCTTTGTTAAGTCCTCTAAATAAACTTCCTACAATAGTTGAACCAGACCTAGAGATGCCTGGAGTTATGGCACACCCTTGAAAAACACCTATTATTAATGCATCAAATATAGAAATGTTTCTAGCCCTTTTATATCCTGATAAAAATTTTTCAGAAATGAATAGTATAGCACCAGTTATCATAAAAGCTATAGCTACTGCTAATAAAGAACTATATAATCCTTCAAAAAAATCCTTAAAAAAAACACCCATTATTCCAGTAGGGATTGTCGCTATTATAATCATTAAAGCAAAATTTTGATATCCATT encodes the following:
- a CDS encoding undecaprenyl-diphosphate phosphatase, with protein sequence MSLLQGIILGFLQGVTEFLPISSSGHLVLLNNIFGIKEGVLFSTVMFHFGSLISIFIYYFNDIYKIVLGFIRLLINLVKNKRINIENGYQNFALMIIIATIPTGIMGVFFKDFFEGLYSSLLAVAIAFMITGAILFISEKFLSGYKRARNISIFDALIIGVFQGCAITPGISRSGSTIVGSLFRGLNKETATKFSLLMAIPAILGASVLDFVDVILNNSMALTLPIIVGTLVSAITGIFAIKLLVNLLKKGKLYYFSIYLWLLGGLLIFLNFKG